The DNA sequence CAATCCTTTTAGTAGAAGATTGGGCCGAGTTTCCCTAGAATCGATAAACGTTTTGGATCTTAAAGGGTCTATACCTGTTCAAAGGAGTAAAACTTTTATTCACTATAATTGACCTGTAGTTCACCAGCTATTTCTGCTTCCAGCTGCTTGTATGATTTTTGCGCCACTCACTATCATTAagcttaaaaacaaaaatagagTTGCTTTTGGTTGAAATcctatttttagttttttatgcTCACTGCAATTAGGAGAGAATGTTTAGTAATTAGTAATCAACAAATACATAGAGTACAGAAACCTAGGCGCATGCACCACAAGTCTCAAGTAGCGAATAAATCAAGATTCGGTGCTTCATCAAATATGCTAAAGTCAATTCTGTTGGCCTGCTAATTAGTGGTGCTGTTTTCATTGTGAGATGATGTTGATTCATGATAGCATTTGTAGGGATGAAGTGCTACTCCAACTGCAAGATTAGAGGAGGTAGGTGTGAAGAGTCATTTTGCCTTGACcaaatattagtattatatttatgGAAGTAAAAACCAAATGAAATGAGAAACTTGAGATCAATCAACTATACAGGAGTTGAATCTTAGTATATTTCGTGTAAACTTAATACATATGCGTCGAATCTTGGTGGTTCCATTCCCAGATTCTGGAATGGCGAACCTCATTTGAACAATTGCATCTGTGTCGCTTCCACACAAAAATGTATAATTGCAGCTTCTGCCTTTCTCCAAATCAAGTTGTTTTCCATTGGGATTGCCCATTAATGAGTCTTCTTGCTACCCTATTTACCAAACTCAGTTTCTTTTTCTAGACGTGAGCCTTATATAAAACCAAAGATGACTTGTTGAACTTGGTTGATTGATGTCTAGCGATCTGTACATCTTCTCCTTCAAGACTAGCTATGTGCTATCATATTATTAACTAGCTGAGCCAACAATAAATTATTCCATTAAGTATATACACAAGAATTGTTTTCACTAGTTTCACTTGTATGCAAAACAAAAGTGTGCTTAATTGTGCTTCATGAGTTATGCTTGGAAATTGATTCTTATGCTTTTATGAGTATCTGCCCTTGACTAAAATAAGGCAACACAGCGCTTCGCTCCTAAATAATAGTCACTTTGATGTTTGACAAAGATATTAAGgtgtaaaaaacatatatattttactaacggttatattttttttgtattttttttaatatcgaaTGAAACTTTATATCCTAAGTTATCAAAAACAGAAGATACTGAATTCTTGctacaaaattatcaaatatatatttatacaattataCGTTGATGCCTTAACATATGGGTCAACAGTCCAACCACTAATATACAGAGTAGTAGTGAGAGGGCCATAGATGTTCTTGCCAGATGCAATGGGGCTTTTTTTATTATAGCTGACTTGATGCGTTATGGTTAGTTGGTTACTGAATATGTGATTGCTGGCTCACGACTTACATATAAGATTCTCGTAGATGCAGTTGGATGTTGGCATTCTAGTAAAAAAATTGGTATCTCAGAAACATAAAATTACCCTGGTGAGTAACAACATGTTGTGTACATTCTTCCACAGGCTTATAGTCCTTCTGCTTAATCACTTTGTTTAGGtaataaaaagtaatttaacAAGGAGCTTGCATCAAGTAATGATAGAAGCCAAGCACCTATGTCCAACCTCTGGTTGATTTAGGACTTGGAAGAAAGCTGTAATTTGTGCAATGTACCACTTGTTTTTAGCACCATTTTACTGGTTTTGAACCTATATTCATCTTTACTTTCTCTCCTCAGGGACAAGTAAAGCAAAAATTATCATCGGGGGGAAAATATATCTCTGTTAATATTGGACCGGTTCATGTTGATTCCAGTGAGCAGGTCatctttctctccctctctcctttGTGTTAAGTTTATATGCCTATTCTGCTCATTCTAATGGgcctaaaataaataatataactgAAAAAAATAACAATCTGTATTTTAATATCTATACAACCTGCAGCACACGGCAGTCTATGCATTCTGCTAAACtggattatataaaattatgcaTATACAGACACTTTTAAGAAGAATCATAGAGTTATATGTAGCTATTctcaacatctgaactaatatATCCGAGCTTCACCGTGTTTCCAGGTCCAAGCTGTATATAATGCTATGAGAAGAGATGATCGgatgaaatattttttgtagTTCAATTTTCCTCCCTGTTTTGTATAAATGACAGTAATCTAGCTCTATTTTTTTTCTCCTTTTCTTATTTTAGTGAATGTGTTTTATACAGTAGgttgtaattaattattttcagaTTGACTTATTCAAATCTAGTCTCCCTTCTATGTTTCGGTGATATTTTATATGCTACATTATTGGGGAAAAAGTGAAGTTTTAAACTGTTGTGACTTCTTTACGTATAAAACTAAGATGCTTCCTTGTCACAGCTAATACAAAACAGTATAATGATCAACCACTCATACAGGCTTATTGTCAAGTGGCTGTTAGCAGTTAATCCAAAGAGCTTGGATTAATTTATTGTGCTGTATCTGTatgtgtatttaatatttatgcatCTATCTCGTGACTTCATGTTCAAACTTGGAGGAAAGCTTAGTGTATTGTAAAACAATTTTAAGATGCTGCTGAGAGCATAAAACCAAAGAGCCAGTAAAATTTGTCAGCACGCCTGAACTGACTGGTATTGTGTGGATTATTTGAGAGTTTGACTGTTCTAATCCATAGCCAATTATCGCGACTCTTTATAGTGAGATCTGTTCTTTTTGCAGATTTTGTCATTGAGAAATACAGTGAGATATGCCATATGACTGGAATAGAAGAAGTGAATTCGATATAATTGGGAAATGTTTGTTTTACGAGACTGTTATGCCTGTTTATTTTAGAAGTTGCGGTTTGTTTGAACATCGTTTCTGGGTAGTTTTGCGAGACTGTTATgtcttttataattttagaagTTGGGGTTTGTTTTCGCATAGTATTTGGATAGTTGAATAAACACGACTAGTTGTCATGTGGGAATTTGCACTTGCACAACAGGGAAATGCAAGTTACCAAAGAGGAGGGCGGTAAACGCCTTTAGGGATCGTTTGGTTTGTGCTCTCCGGGTATTAGGTATGAGTTTTATGTATGGATTTTGGCTGTTTCAAACTCATTCCGGTGTTTGcttgagaaaaaaatattttaaaactcctACCTCAAATTCAGTTTTTCATACCCAATGGGTTAAAAACGATATATGAGTTTTTCATACCCTGGGTTTTTTAACCGGAGCTGTGCGTCAACCAAGATTTGTGTGCGTTTATTACAGACTATATAGTGTGTACCTAACAAAGGGATTGAAAATAATAAGCAATAGCTAAATCGCTTTCAAGACAGGTGTGAACATTTTGATTTCTTGTGAATGTTTACATGTTAATCATCTCTTTAATTAGTATTATATCTCTAATCATCACCAGTAATATTAATTAAGTTGAAGCCACGACTAAGAATCAAATGGGGAATGCTTAGTTTTGATGCCTTCTTAACGGCCTTAGATGCTCAAACAGTCACTTTctctcaaaattttatattatgtagGCGACTAAGCATCCTGattcatttataaatattgttCCCTTTATCAGCAACCCAAATTCATATAATTAGGCATTTGGTCATTATCACGGAGCTAATCGTTAATGGAAGTCCACTAATACTAACTATTTACCACGCCTCCCTGCCACGATTTTCGAATAAAAAACTTTAAAGCCGAACATATTTAACATGTCCGACTCTAATTAAACTCGTTAAAGAGTGAAATGTACGCAGATTTTATCTCTAACTTGTCGTAGCTTCTTATCTAAATGACACAGTTTATATGATATATCGAATAACTTTGCTAGATCATACCTGGGACAATTATTGTTTCATGGTTCAAAGCCGTGAGAGTCTATGTCAGCATTTTTCGACTTGTTTAATGCTTTTAAATGCTAATCACTCATCTGGTGCAAGATTATAAAATGTTACTCAGCTCCTCTTGCTCTTAAGAATTTGTTTGTTACGTTTGTTGAACTTATTTTCTTTCTGTAACAAATATTGGTTAAGCATTATGGGAAGAAGTACAGAAGAAGAGATAGTTCTTGATGGAGAATCCCAGGTAAAATGTTTTCTGCACATCGAATGTAAAATCCTTGATAcactttttattaattttcgaAGTTTTAACTTCTTTTTTTCGGATTTACTCAGGATGTGATAGAAGCTGACCTTGGAGAACAATTACTTGCTTCGATTCCGAAATCACCAAACCATAGCAGACCTACCAGCATGGTTATGAAGGCAAGTTAAGTTGCGATATCTGAAGTTAGTCGATACTAATTTTTCGCTGTTTTCTGATAAATATTTGGTGTGTTTCCTGTAACAGAAAGCACACACTGTGTTTCCAGCTCACTTGATAGCTGAAGCGATTTCAACTCTGCACAACCTTGATTTGAGATGGTCTGGACCGATCACACCTAATGAAATGCAATATgtacaacaatatatatttgcCAAGTATCCAGAGTATTGCAATGGTCTTGTAGACGATCATGGAGACAACAGGATTGATCTTTCTAGTCTTTGTATCAACGACGAATCATCTGATTCCACGTCTGATGATAAGCGAATTACTCCCAGAGGCAGTGGGACTAAAGAGTCAACTTCCCCTTCTTTCACAAGTAATTCAACTTCTGATTTGGACAGAACTCAGCTGGAGCCTTCCAAGTTGCTTGAGATTCTGAAGGAAAAGACGTCGTTTCTTGGTAATTTCATTTCAATTCCGGAGATACAGGTCAGAAACAGAGCTCTGCAGCATTGTGGGTTGATTGAAGATGATTATTTAGTCCTTTTTGCGACTAGTTTTAGAGAAGCTATGATGATGGTTGGTGAATCATACCCCTTCTATCGAGGGAACTACTATTTAACAATTATTGGTGAAGAAAACGATTGCATAAGAGAATTCGTGACGTATAAAGACTCCAAGGTAATTGCTGCACCAGAAACATGGCTGGATTTGAGAATTAAAGGATCACAACTCAGTCAGTACTTCAGAAGAAAGAGTAAGATTTGTCCAAAGGGCTTGTTCGCGTATCCTGCTGATGTGAATGGAACGCGTTATTCCATGCATTGGATCTCGGAAGCTCACAGGAACTCTTGGCATGTTTTACTTGATGCAACTGGACTGGATGTCGGGAAGGAACGTCTCAACTTAGCACTCCACAGGCCAGATTTCGTGATGTGCACAGTTGATAATACGCATGCTCAGCCTTCTAAAATTACCTGTCTTTTGGTCAGGAGGAGATCATTCGATACAACATCGCCTTCATCTTAACTGATATAAGGCTGAGAAATAATCTTTCAAGTCATCGTGATTACGAGTAAGTAGAGCCTGGGAACTAAATTCGAGTACCACAATAAGAATAAAACAGTCCGGCTTTGTTTGAAGTATGCAGTGTTTCCTCTTTTGTTACTTCAGAATGTAAGCTTGTGCTTAACAAAATCTTATCATCCTTTTTTTTGTCTAAGAATTGTGATTATTGTAAAGATTGTTGATTTAATTAGACGctgttataattattttgttgctGATTGTAATACATCTATCTCATGAATCCCAGATTCATGAATGCTGCTGCTCATACTCGGGTCAGTAGCAACTAGTTCAGGACACAAACATTAAGTTTCTGCAGTAAAGAAATTTTTCAAAAGTTCACTTTTCTGTTATGTCATATTTCAAATCGAAACAGTTCGAATCTGAAGGGACCTCAAGccataatgataaaaatatataattatgctgGTCCAAGTTCTATGAAGTTCACAAAATGTTGGATTAAAgtcaaaaattggaaaaaatataatctagtcgttttgattttaattcttttgttttataatatttgtaaatatccgACAAGATTATGTTCGGTGATATAATTGTTGTaatcaaatactccctctgtcccatttaattgtatacgtttcttttcaactgctcgacacgcatttcaatgctcttataaaatatagttccgtaacttatttttgagattttctttttctgaataaaaatataacatccaaaatttaattcagaaaaagaaaattttaaaaataaattacacaactacactttacaggagcattaaagtccgtgccgcgtctccgtcccccaatgtatacgactcagggggacggagggagtaatagacaatcacttttataaatataaatcgtCGGAGAATACGTTCAACAGTAAAGGACAATGATCTTGATGATCGTTGAAATCAAAAGATTTTAATTagttgataattatttttaagagcAGTTATAACtggaaaagtatatatatatatttggataaaCAAATGAGTTATATGCaatttgcaccccttatgtttggacataatgcacattgcacctaatagttttggaaaatacactttgcagccccagacttttaacccgtagacactttgcaccctttccgttaatttctgccgttaccgttaacttttgcaggggcattttgggaaatttaattatatttaattaaaatcagacctttatttaaattttctgaccatctaaacgatatttttcggaaaaacttaaagaacgaaagttgcagagaataaaaaaatcttcttaaaactataagattcaaaatttttgtaattctttttataattattctaaaaaaattcaaaaattagaaatct is a window from the Daucus carota subsp. sativus chromosome 8, DH1 v3.0, whole genome shotgun sequence genome containing:
- the LOC108199566 gene encoding uncharacterized protein LOC108199566 — its product is MQYVQQYIFAKYPEYCNGLVDDHGDNRIDLSSLCINDESSDSTSDDKRITPRGSGTKESTSPSFTSNSTSDLDRTQLEPSKLLEILKEKTSFLGNFISIPEIQVRNRALQHCGLIEDDYLVLFATSFREAMMMVGESYPFYRGNYYLTIIGEENDCIREFVTYKDSKVIAAPETWLDLRIKGSQLSQYFRRKSKICPKGLFAYPADVNGTRYSMHWISEAHRNSWHVLLDATGLDVGKERLNLALHRPDFVMCTVDNTHAQPSKITCLLVRRRSFDTTSPSS